The genomic window CCACCTGGTCCATCATGCTGGCCCTGGGTGCGGCGCTGGGCGGGTTCTTCACCGCCGCCTTCGGCTGGCAGGCGGCCATTGTCATGGACAGCCTCACCTTCGTCATTTCCGCCGTCCTCATCGCCGGTGTGCCGATCCCTGGGGAGCGGCCATTGCCCCGGGCCTGGAGCTGGCGGCAGCTGTCCGGGCTGCCGGATCTCTGGGAGGGGGGGCGCTACCTGCGGGGCGAGCCGGCGGTGGCCACCCTCCTGCTGGTGAAGAGTGGCTGGGCCCTGTCCGGGGGCATCCTGGTCATGCTCACCGTCTTCGGCGAGCAGGTGCTCCGGAGCGGTGGCCACGGGATCGGGGCTGGTATCCTGTACAGCATGCGGGGCCTGGGGGCGGCGGTGGGGCCCGTTCTGGCCTGGCGTCTGCTGGGCGAAGGCCAGACCGCCATGGCCCGGGGCATTGGGCTCGCCTTCTTCATCTCCGCTGCCAGCTACCTTCTCTTCAGCCAGAGCCCCTCCCTGGCCTGGGCCGCCCCTTGCGTCTTCGCCGGCCACGTCGGCGGCTCGGTGCAGTGGGTCTTCTCCACGGTGATGCTCCAGCAGCGGGTGCCGGACCGCTTCCGGGGCCGGGTCTTCGCGGCGGAGATGGGGCTCCTCACCCTGGTGCTGTCCCTGTCCACCTTCCTCACCGGTCAGGCCCTGGCTGCCGGACTCTCCCCCCGGGCCATCGTCATGGCGCTGGCCGGCCTCTTTGCCCTGCCGGGCACCCTGTGGCTGGCAATCGGCCGGCGCCGCCTGCGGGATGATCCGGCCTGAAGGGGTCCACCCCACAGCCCCCTGCTTGTCGGGCTGTTGAGATTCTCAACAACCGCTGTTGCTGGCTTCACCACAGCCATCCCCACGCTCCTTGCCGGACCCTCCAGGCAGCAGCGGCCAGTCCTGCTGCCGCCACAGCGCGGCCGGCCATTCGGCTGGCCACAGGGCCTGGCATTCGCTTTGCTACCGGATAGCGGCAGCCCGCGGAAGCCGTTCGCAGCCGCCTTCCCGGGCGTCCTCCTCCCGCCGGCGTCTGCCGCCGTGCCACGACCTTCCGGCGCCGTGCGGGAGGAGATCCGCAAGCGTAGCGACAAATCTGACTGCAAGGGGGGGTAACCAGGTATGAAGAGAATTGTCATTCTCGGTGCCGGTACCGGCGGCACCATGATGGCCAACAAGCTGAGGCGGGACCTGGATCCGGAGGAGTGGAAGATCACCATCATCGACAAGGACAATACCCATTACTACCAGGCCGGGTTTCTGTTCCTGCCCTTCGGCATCAACACCGGCAGGGAGATCACCCGCAGCCGGCGCTCCCTCATTCCTCGGGGCGTCGATTTCGTCATCTCCGAGGTCACGAACATCGACTGGGACGCCCAGAGGATCACCACCAGGACCGCCGGGGCCTTCGGCTACGATGTGCTCATCATGTCCACCGGCTGCCGGATCATGCCCGAGGAGATCGAGGGCATGGCCGAGGGCTGGCAGAAGAACATCTTCGACTACTACACCTTTGAGGGGGCGACCAATCTGGCCAAGGCCCTGAAACGGTTCCAGGGCGGCAAGCTCGTGATCAACATTGCTGAGATGCCCATCAAGTGCCCGGTGGCGCCTTTGGAATTCGCTTTCCTGGCTGACTGGTATTTCCAGGAACGGGGCATCCGCGACCAGGTGGAGATCGAGCTCGTCACCCCGCTGTCCGGGGCCTTCACCAAGCCGGTGGCCACCAGGGTCCTCACCGAGGCCTGCCAGGAGAAGGGCATCCACATCACCCCCAACTTCAGCATCGGCTCGGTGGACGCCGACAAGAAGGTCATCACCTCCTATTCCGGCCAGGAGGTAGACTACGACATGCTGGTCGCCATCCCGCCCAACTTCGGCGCCCAGGTGATGATCGACTCCGGGATCAGCGACCCCATGGGCTACATCCCCATCGACAAGCAGACCTGCCAGCCGCCGGGGCGGCCCAGTGTCTGGGCCATCGGCGATGGCACCAATGCCCCGACCTCCAAGGCCGGCTCGGTGGCCCATTACATGGCCGATGTCATCCACGAGAACATCCTGGCATACATCGACGGCACCGCGCAGCATGCCCGCTTCGACGGGCATGCCCTCTGATTCATCGAAGCGGGCTTCGGGAAAGCCTATCTCATCGACTTCAACTACACGACCCAGCCTCTGGTCGGCGAATACCCCTTTGCCGCAGTCGGCCCCATGGGCCTGTTGCGCAACACCGAAGTGAACCACTGGGTGAAGCTGCTCTTCAAGTGGGTCTACTGGAACCTGCTGCTGCCCGGGGTCTGGCTGGGACCCCACGAGCTGGAGCTGGCCGGCAAACGGCTGGACGTGGCGGCAGCCAAATGATTCCTCATC from Thermodesulfobacteriota bacterium includes these protein-coding regions:
- a CDS encoding MFS transporter; protein product: MRWKRGRDRSGPGPALPAGHWRSYLLLLARNPAFRRFWLAGVISHLGNWLNYVAIFVLLGELAGAGQAGPAVSGFLLAKFLPPTLLGPAAGVVADRISRKAIMVACDLGRAALVLGFLAVRQPEQVWLVYLLALLQESFWTFFDPARRASVPNLCTAEELLPANALAGATWSIMLALGAALGGFFTAAFGWQAAIVMDSLTFVISAVLIAGVPIPGERPLPRAWSWRQLSGLPDLWEGGRYLRGEPAVATLLLVKSGWALSGGILVMLTVFGEQVLRSGGHGIGAGILYSMRGLGAAVGPVLAWRLLGEGQTAMARGIGLAFFISAASYLLFSQSPSLAWAAPCVFAGHVGGSVQWVFSTVMLQQRVPDRFRGRVFAAEMGLLTLVLSLSTFLTGQALAAGLSPRAIVMALAGLFALPGTLWLAIGRRRLRDDPA
- a CDS encoding FAD/NAD(P)-binding oxidoreductase, which gives rise to MKRIVILGAGTGGTMMANKLRRDLDPEEWKITIIDKDNTHYYQAGFLFLPFGINTGREITRSRRSLIPRGVDFVISEVTNIDWDAQRITTRTAGAFGYDVLIMSTGCRIMPEEIEGMAEGWQKNIFDYYTFEGATNLAKALKRFQGGKLVINIAEMPIKCPVAPLEFAFLADWYFQERGIRDQVEIELVTPLSGAFTKPVATRVLTEACQEKGIHITPNFSIGSVDADKKVITSYSGQEVDYDMLVAIPPNFGAQVMIDSGISDPMGYIPIDKQTCQPPGRPSVWAIGDGTNAPTSKAGSVAHYMADVIHENILAYIDGTAQHARFDGHAL